The genomic region GTCTATATCTATGAAGGACAAGATTTAGAGAATTTAGTTAGTTTTCCGGATGAAGTACATCCTATTTTAGGATTTTGGAAAATTGAGAAAGTGCCTTACCGAAATAATCCAGAAGGCAATCAAAAATTACCTGACTCCTGTAGTGGAGCCACAGCTAGCGAGTGTTATCAGTTAAAAACAAGCCGTAATACCTATACCCTGGTTATTTATTCCCTAAAAAGAGATAACACCGAGATTTGGGAAGGGCCGGCCAGAATTACTCGCTTTCAACTGCGCAAATACGACCCTGAAGATCTCGCTAACTTGACGAAAACCCCGGGTTATGTCGATCCAGACAGTAGTAACTTTGCTGATTGGTCTCCGACTGAAGTGATTAATTACAGTGAAGCTGAAAATGCAGATGTTTTAGTGGATCTCGTCGATTACCATCCCGAAGGCGCCGTACCAGATTGTGGCGATTACATGCTGTCTACACCAACTTTACCGGATAATAATACAAGCTTTTATGCTTGTGTAAAACCCA from Oxynema aestuarii AP17 harbors:
- a CDS encoding prepilin-type N-terminal cleavage/methylation domain-containing protein, with translation MDENNLNYILKAYLRFRKSRSSNKGFTILEILMAILITAMVLYAMLSLVVNLLGLEKRETAKNQVQQDMGQAIDYIATELKQAVYIYEGQDLENLVSFPDEVHPILGFWKIEKVPYRNNPEGNQKLPDSCSGATASECYQLKTSRNTYTLVIYSLKRDNTEIWEGPARITRFQLRKYDPEDLANLTKTPGYVDPDSSNFADWSPTEVINYSEAENADVLVDLVDYHPEGAVPDCGDYMLSTPTLPDNNTSFYACVKPRETATNAGEFAEAIVYLRGNAAERAGKRGNRNSVYLPSLQRRVQARSVFNRTPPGF